ccctgccccgttaaagttgtccaagttGGACATTTAGTCCCATGTGGCACTAATATTTGATGAGGTGAATGCCACGTGGCCTGACACCTCACCACCCCTAACCTATTTTATCTTTtccctctatttgttcttccaccatTTCCTTCCCCTCCACCATCATTGCCACAACTAAGAATTGAGAATTTTGGCACTTACATAAAGACGGAGAATTCCTTCGGCACAATGATAAGAACTGGCAAAGTCAATTGAATTACCAAGATATACCTGGCAGTGATCAATAAGTGTCAAAACAAGGATCAAGATGATTGTTGCAAAAACAGTGTACAACTGCTTATACCCAGAAGAACCATCCCATTAGCACTCAAAAATAAAATATGCTCCTTGAAAGCTCAATCCGAATCAGAGGAATATTGATAGGGCTTCAGTGTCGTTACCATCTTAGGCAGCACCTCCCAAATCTTAATTCTTGGAACATGGTCCTAAAATATTTGCATTTTCACATTCCCAAATTTCTTCATTTCCCAGTTCTCCGTCTTTATTTAAGTGtcaacattctcaattcttagcTGTGGCAATGGTGGTGTAGGGGAAGGAAatggtggaagaacaaatagagggaAAGGGCAAAATGAGTTAGGGGTGATGATGTGTCAggccacgtggcatccacctcattaAAAATTAGTGTCACGTAAGATTGGATGTCCAACTTGAACGGAagagggatatatttgaaccaatagtataacaGTAGAGGTATATTTGGATCTaaaatataacgaagggtatatttggcccttttccgatattacagggatatatttggcccttttgcGTAAAACAAAAGCAAGATGagtacataaaattcaactcaacCGTTGGGGTGCTTTCAGGGGCCCTCATCTATTATTCCTTCACCAACTTGGTTGTCCGGTTTCTATATGCTTTACCAATCATCAAATCCAAAAGAATCAATTCCTTCACCACTGAAATCCCTTCACCCCATCTTTCTCCATTCCCAAATTCAAATCAGCAGCACAAAAATGGAGGCACTTTTTGCTCAATTCTCCATTCTTTCAGACCAAGCTCTTTATGACAAGAACTTCGACCCTTACACCATAGAAGATGATCTCATGAAGCTCTTTGAAGTGGAAGCTTACAACGCTTGGGCAGCTATGGAGCTCCATCAAGAAAAGGAAGTTGAAGAAGCTGAGAATTACATGAAAGAAGCAGAGCATCATATTAACACTGCTATGGAAGATGCCATGGAAGAATTTCGCCGTTTCGAAGAGGAAATGAACCAAATGGCTAAAGCTGagtatgatagccttgttggTGTTGCTGAAAGAGCTAGAAATATGGGAAAGACTATGGAGAAAGTGGCTACAATTGCTGCCAAGAAGTATATTGAAGGTGCTGTTAACTCTGCTGGAGCTTCAATGAAATCTGCTATTAAAGCCATTTCTTCTCACTCTAACAAGGTTCATCCTTCTTGAGATATCTTTCACTAATTATCTATTTCTTCAATTTGGACTACACTTGCTATAGTAATGTGTCAGCCTTGCTTCTACTTGTTTAGCTCTTGAATTTTAGTGGATTAAATAAGCAAAGTAACTATCAGATCCTTGGAACATATCATCTTTAATTGTTTTCGAATTAGTTTAAGCTATTTTACGCCACGCTgatgaaaaaaatagaaaaattcaTCAAATACGGGAATGGATTGGAATAAATTATCAACAGAAACAAAAAAGTTGAAAGATGAAATGACATTGTATAAAATCTTGTATGGTAAATAAAAGCTATATTCTTCTGATAAATGCAGTAACATGcgtacaagaaaaaaaaaaccaatctTTGAGTTCAGTTTGCTGGTAGCTAGTTATCATAATatgtcttggtcactacccaatgtaatcccacaatagtggggtctggggagggtaagatgtacacagccttacccctacctgggtagggaggctgtttccgattgaccctcggcaaccctcctcctttatccgggcttgggaccggcaatgtgagcgagctcacacaggcggagttagtTATCATAATATGTGAAACAACAAAAGTAGTCCTTCAATATTATTACACATAATGCTCGAATAGCATCAGAAAAATATAGTTACATATAATACTGCCAGTATTTTCTTAAACTGACATAGTCACTTAAAAAACCACATAATAGAATTTAAGCAGCAACATGTACAGCTTTCTATTGTTAGCAGAGTAGCATACTAGCCCTCATTTATTCACATATTCTTCCTTCCTGGAAAATGTACTTCACTAATCCGGGAATATGAATCTCCTTCAAGTAATTTTCCCACTGAATGGTTCTTGGATCAAAGTTGAATGTATCATCTGCATTAATTTCTCTTGTTGCCATTCGCAACATTTCAGCATTGGCACCATCGAAACTGGTAAAACCAGCATGAATGGTGTTAGAATATCAATTTGGAACAGTTTTAAGTTTGAGTAACTAGTTTCCAGAAGTATATCAAACATGAACAAGTTACGGATGCTAGTTCAAACATCAGAGGGGTCTAAAACAAAATGAACATAGAATTAAGATGAAGAAAGGAAGGGACATCAAATAACAAACTCACATTCCTTTGAAGAGTGCGTAAGGTTTGTGGAGTTGAATAGCGTGATTGATACTTCTTTCTACTGTTGTGCACACAGTTTGCAAATATTGGAAAAGTATCAAGTTTGCCAACTTTAATATCTGAAACATGTTAAAACTATAAACTTAGCCAGTGGTAGGCCATCAATGCTGAAGagcataacaacattcataaacaCTTGTATACTTTTATATACATCTCTCGTGTATACCGAGGTCTTTCCCCCTTTTAAttagttcatatatatatatatatatatatatatatgagtgttCTAGTTTATACGAACTGATTTTCGGCCAAGGAGGGTTTTAGTCTAACTGGTTAGTTGTTAGCAAACCTTTATATTCCGTGTATCCGTATTTTCGAATAAATATATCTTTAAGCACATATACTCCAAGTTAGTCACTGTCCTACTTTATGGCCAACTGAAGCCAAAAACACGTCAATTTTACTGTTTATTTAAGAAGACATCactatgaaaactaacctttagTATTGGCATGTAGCGGGTTGCTATGTATTTGTGAAGGCTAGCCATGCTATCCAGTAAatgaaatttcttcactttgaCTGGCTTTCCTCTTTCGTCAATCCATGGATTCTTCTTGAAGTAATCAACGACAAATTGTACAACATCACCAAGTTTTAGTTGATTCCTCCTAGAGGAGCTAATATGGTAAATAGCTGTATGGGAAGATGGAACTCGATGGGTTATCTTAGCCTCGATGACTGAGTTGACAACCATATCGGCTGGAATCTTGGCAAAATTGCAAGATCGCATTAAGGAATTAGTGTAAATACTTAGGAACTCGAAGTGTAGATGAACTAATTAAGACCAACTGATGCAAACTAATACATtaatacataaggtatacactaTACACGACTCACATACCACATAACTGATGCAAACTTGCGCAACATTCTGTTTTCCTTTGCCATAGCCAACAATGAAGGTGTCCACGGTTCTGTCGGAAGGAAGAAACAGATTGGTTTACTAAGAATTGTTCTTCTTTTGTATGTGTCCATAAGTGGTATGTAATTATTACCTCGATCCTTCAATCCATCCAGGGAATGGCTCCTTGTAGGTGCTTAATATAATTGTTGGCCGGAGGATTATGAGTTGGAGATCCTCCTTGAGGTGTCCCAAAAGCGTCTCTCCCATTGCTTTTGTGAATGTGTATGTGTTTGGCCATCGATGTAGCCTTGCCCTGAAGAATCATAATTATATTGGTGCAAATATGATAGATATTTGTATCACTGAGCGAGACTGATTTAATGAACCGCTTACCTCTCAATACCTAAAATTCTCATAGCTAAAGTAACTTCTTTTTCGGTGGCATTCCTACCTTGAAGGTCCTTCAGTGTCTCCTCTACCAGCTTTTTCTCCACGTCAATGTCTAAGTGAGAGCTTCCATTAAGCGTCTCGCCATAGTTCAATGGCTTTTCTAGTATCAATCCTTCCCTTTTGCTACAAACACAGGCTGAAAAGAACCAGTATTTATGCTAGAGTTAATACGCCAAAGAAGTTACATGATAATGAACTTTGGTTAAGCACATATATGACGGAGCTGACCTGTGCTTACATGGAGAAGCATCTTTAGTTTTGTACACTGCTTGGAAAATTTGACAACATTTACGGCACCCAGTGTATTGATCCTTATTGCAGTATCATATCTGCAAAAAGCGCGCTGATCAGTAAAttaaacttttttatttttacttaatGTTTATAATGTTACTACTAGTATTCTATACCTTTCATCAAATCTAGTTGTTGCAGCAGAGTTTACAATTATGTCTATTTCTCTGCACATCTCATCTTTCAGCTCAGAATTTATCCCCAAACTATCACCATCACAAGCTATATCACCAGCAACTGGGAAAACCTTTTCTTCTATAAAGCCATGTAGGTGTGGGCCCAACTTCTCCCTTAGAACTCTGAACAAATCCGTCTTTATAACCTGCAGTTAAAACATATCGTTTAACCGATATAATCTTGAATTCTCATTATGTGGTTTGCGTGACTATGGACTGGAGTTGTATTTTAATGTGATGACTATTATTTTTACTGCTACTATATACGATCATATAGTAGTTTGATAGTACCTCGTTGTTGAAACGCTCTTTAGCTGAAATTTGAATCTGGAGCTCTAATTAACAAGTAGAGCTTCTTGACATGTGGCTGGAGTCGGAGTATCTTCTCGGTGAGAACTACATTAATATATAACAAAAGCACTAGTAATATCATCTATGTATGCATCTCCTGAGAAAAACACTCTTAGTTCAACCTAaagtaaagagagagagagagagagtggatGTACTCTTTGCTAGGTAACCCGTTGCACCAGAgatgaaaatggtcttgccctcaaGAAACTGGTTAATGCAGCACAATTCCATTGATGGAGAATGTTCACGGGAGTGAGCTAGAGCCTAGAGGTGAAGGAAACTCATGGGGGTTAAATTCATGCTGTAAATCGTTCTACATAAGATATTATCAGGGAAGAAGTACTGGAAAACTATGTATTGCAGGAAAAATATACTGGAAAACTAAGCATTGCATTTGCACATATACAAAATCACCTGGATTTAAGTTAGATACCTTGGATTCAACCAGAAAGGAATGCAACCTATTTGTGCTGTAACAATTGAAGTCCTGTCCAAATATTTACAGTGAATTACCAAAATCTGTCTTGAGATGAGCTGCTATTTACAAACAGTGTACTAGTTATTAGTTGCGGCTCAGTGAAGATGCTTATTAAAACAATTCAAAGATACTTTTATACGGTGTGCTATTGTCCGTTTTGAACCAAGTTCATACAGTTCTGCCGAGAAAAGTCTCACATTCATGGGCTAATTTAGAGATTAATTGAGCGCTACCTGCATTTTTCAAGATGGAAATTTATTgattaattatttttgttataaTCAATTTATTCTAGAGTAGAACTAattgttttccattttttttttaatctttcttGAGACATTGATAAtcttaagtatgattttataaaaaaattaattttgaaaaaaatcTTATTGTTGAGGTTACTGCCAAAATTTGTAAACATTATTCTATAAGGAATATAAGTATTTAGAGAAGAATCTAATCTAGTTGCCTGATTGGGCACATTACTTAAAGTATTAATATATTTTACTTATACAATTTCTTTTAAAACTTTTAATTCCATTAAAGAAGCCTAAAACCTAATACCAGAGAAATTATCTGTGTTTAAGGAACATTCAAGATTAAAAGAAAGAAGTAATTAAGTGTAACTACAAACAAATACACTAGTTGCCTTTGGCGAAGTAATTACTTAATTGGTCAACGCTAAATCGATTGTCACTGAAAGGATACAATTACATTCTCAAATTCTCAAGGAGAGTTAAAAGTTGCAGGCACATGTTGTATTACatttaaaaggcgttttttttatataaacccGTATTTTATTATTCCTGttttactaattttttttaaGGAGGAAGACTTATTaaaattaaatttgtatttaaCTATTTTTGTTTTCTATTAATTAGTATAAtgttcttttatatatatataagatactTTCTCGTTTCATATAtattcttttattattttataaatgaaataaatcataaattttagACTATATTAACATAAGTTGGTGAAGGTTATACTTGTAGTTGGATCTTGTCATAGATTAATTCAAATGATAATATTATTTTCTTGGATGACAttatttagggcctgtttggaaagccacctggtaattggaattggtgtaattactagggtagtaattacacagcctagtaattacacagtagtgtaattacaacgacctgtttgtttgtcataacgtaattacagtgtaattacaagcgtgttgtttggttgcacaagtgtaattacacagtcagtttaatttaaaaataaaatttaattataaaaaatttaaaattaatatttaaaaaatattgcctttataaataatattaaattagttatttaataacacattgtttcttgaaaatatattaattaataatcatatatttgtaactaatattgtaacaaaaataattgatatatatttttcaaattaatatttaattataaaacttaaaagaagactttttttgtgagaacgtcatggattggatgtttgacaaaaaaataatattaataaatataatgtcataacatcATTcagatgtttgacacaaaaaatccatcaaatgtaagtgaaaaataaacaacatgcaatgtgaaagcaaataacttaaaattgaaaatataacctaaattcaaaatccaaaagaaaaagttcaacataatactcttatgtcaaattccaacattacataagtaagttccaatgtagcttaagtaaataattcaaaagaaaggaaaaatataagtctataatcccattcacaatgaaattatactttaataacgtcatctgttatatgtcaagtttgttaataactcattctttccaatattaagaggtgtagtttcaaatattagaataataacacggttatgctaaatgaataaaataaaataaaaaatacgagcaattacatggaatcaaAAGAAGTAAAAgttgggaatgaaaagaaagaaaatgaaaaataaataatataaaaagaaaaatacattttaaaaaataaaaataataaaaaagtaaaaataaaaaagaaattaaaataatagaaataaaaaaaatatttaaaatcaaaaaaattaaaataatagaaataatagaaataaaataaattaaaaataaaaatgaattaaagtaaaaaaataaacagactaaaaagtaaccctgtaattacactgtaattacacccaattctcccccccccccccccccttgaaaattggagagtgtaattacaccctgtcaattacactcaattctcacctaactgtgtaattacctggtcaaacaaacaggtcaaactgtgtaattacacccaattacactcaattccaattacctgggtggctttccaaacaggcccttattcTTTACAATAGCAGTTACGATTATATTTTTAGTACATTTGGAACATCAAACTTAGAATACCTAGTAAGAAAGAATATTTGATATTTTCAGAGACTTTCCTTCAGAATTGGCCTTATAATAACTAACCTATCCCATAATTAACGATTTTAATCTTACTTCTCTTATTTGACTTCTTTGTAACAACTTTTTTCTTACCTATTCACATTAATGCGAAGTTACTACAATACGACTAAGACACATATTTATGGAAAATTAAGAGTAAACAGTTTAATGTATTAGTAGAAGGTTTGGCGGATTCTACCAAAAGTTTGACTATCTTCAAGACTGCTTTTATATGACAATATTAATTGTTGGTTGGCGAGTCATTAATTCCATCTCCAAGACCACGTTGACTAATTTAGAAGAATTAAATACCAGCTTACCAGTAGAGAATAAGAGTATTGAAAAACTTAATCAGCATAAAAAAGAATTATATTTTTAGAAAGCtaactaatagcctgtttggtcaagcttctaaaaataacttattttaaaaagtttttttttccaaaaaaatacttttggctaaaagcagtttgtgtttgaccaattaatttaagaagtacttttgagcagcaattaatgTTTGGCCGAGCTTTTAAAAAGTTCTTTTAtgtttatttttctcaaaagtacttttcaaaaaagtgcttttggacaaaaactattttttttaacttctgaaaaactgcttctgctactccctaaaagtacttattttctctcaaaagcttggccaaacaccttactttttttaaaataaacacttattgaaaaaataagtacttttggagaaaaaataagtttggtcaaacaggctataaagTAATCAATATTCAACCAAACCTAGGTATGAAAAAATTCTCCTAGGTAGCACATCGTCCTTTTAATGGATTTTACGCGGCACGAATCTGAATTAGTCGTGTCTCATACCGAACATCGTGTGGAAAACCAAAACAAGTAATTCAACCAACAAGCTAAAGTAGAGTAGTTGAGCAAtataattaattctatctttatGTTATATGTGCAACTTGCAAGTCACTCATTTTCATTTCTTTCTGATATAATTCGGAGTACTAGATACTGTAACATTTGAACATGTTAAAACATGCTTTTATCGTCATGATGTTTTCCCTCTAAATAAGCTATTCTGGGGTAGGCGTATTACCTCAGCATTGTTGGTTGACCTTCATATGTAATTATCCCGACCCATATTTCCTATTTGTAACAAATTTGTTTTAAAAATGATTTAATATAGTACTCTtgccatcccaatttatgtggaaCCTTTCGAATTTTGAGATTCAAACAAATCGTTCTTTGATCGCAATTTTTTCAtatatagtttttaaatattttaattgtcaattattgtgacttacatattttttaaatagtTTCCCCatgtgtaaattttatttcaaaaaacttgAAGATTTCATGCCCAAATTCACGAACAAAATTAAACTATTTGATTTTCGAAATCCTAACTGAGCCACATAaattggacagagggagtaataattaGGTAAAAAATTTCAAACAAAGAGGCCCGTGGATTTAAAACCATATCACCTATATTTTGGGAAAGTGCAGAAATAGCTATTTTAGGATTCCGTTTTATAGAATAACTGAAATTTATAAAGTTTTCAAAATTTAGTCGCCTCATAATTATCTCCGGACCGTCAGATCTGAAGTTGAAATTGGGGGTTTGAAATTTACTGCAGACCTTTGTGTTTGAAGTTAGTCTCTACCAATGCCTAACTTCAGAATGCAATACAAATTAATAAGATTGAAAGTCTGAATTGTGGCCTTGGTAGCCTAACTTCAGACTTGACAGTCTGTGTAGCATTCCTGAAAATTTTGTAAATATTTAATACTTTATGACGCACTAAAGAATATTTAATTTATCATTTTGTATGTCAAGGACGTTGCTAGATGTGAGTTCGTTGTTTGAAGATTTTGGATTAATCATAATTTGGAACTGTCAGAGCGACCATTTAGCTATTAAGGCCGACTTGAGGTAAGTTAAACTGTCATGTGAGATTTTCATGAAACTTCATGATTTCGAACTGACGATTGAAATGAAATTTCATGTCCGTGTAGGACAAACTCGCATGATCAATTACCATTAACCATTATGTGGCTTGAAGTACTAATAGTTGACTTATAAATTTGTTCTGTGCCTTTTTTGTGAACTCAATAACGTTTTGTGCCACATGATGaattataaatataatatataatgTGTTGTTGCTATAAATGTTCATGGCATGCATTGAAATGATATTTTTGGATCTCAAATGTAAACATATTACTAACTTAATATGAGATAATTAATAACCTAAGGCATTAATCTTCACGTTCAAAACTTTTAATCTATATGATCTCTAACGTATAAACTCATCATTTACACAATGGATAAAGAATCAACAAAAAGATAAATGGAGTAACTAGCAAGCACAGATGAGTATACTGCATGCATGTGCCCACGTACGCAATAAACTCTAAAATTATAAACCAAGTGAAGTGGAATTCTTTCAACAAATTAATTAAGCTCTCTTTTATTCTTTCTAATTAATTAATTGCAAAGTTCCATTCTTAAAAACCTTACTACTACTATACATTATTGAATTCGTTCTGATTATATCATCAACCTTGTGAAACTTACTTCAcaaaccaatatatatatatattatatctaATAAGGGTCAATCTAACTTTTTTGTGGTACTTAGTTAGAGTTTTTGGTTACATTACAACTAAGATTGCCAACTAAAGGTTTCCtcttccaaatttacccctatATTTGTCTTTTATTGTTTCCTCTACTATGGGGTATTTTAGAAATATTAAGGCACTTCTAAGCCTTTTTTTATAGTAGAAAATCCCTTAGACTAACTTCTTGAAGGTGATGAGATGTACTATAACTTGTTCGTATGACTTATTTTTACTCctattttatttctttattatttaaGGTGTCTCACCAATTTTGGTAAATTTAGAAAATTTTAAGGTCCTCTTAAAACGCTTAAGAAATTGTGAACTGTGATGatgtcaattaaaaaaaaacacgTCACTGTGCATAATTTGAATGAGAGAATACACCACATTTGCAGTTACCTTAATTAAAACATGTATTgcacaaaaaaaatgaaatttctcTAATTAACAACTCTTTAATTGTTCAGTGTGAAACTTtgaaaatttaatagataaaATTGGTCTTAATTTGTATTAGATATTGTTACCtaattttttgaaagaaaatgttaTATTGGATATATGTTGTTAAAAATTAAGAGACTTTATGTATTTGTttgaaggtaaaaaaaaaaaaaaaaggggggggggggggggtcaaaaGTAAGGACAAAAAAAGAATTTTTGtttaattttcaaatatttttatgcaatttaaaTATATGGGTAGCCTTTAGTTTGTAAGAATTTGCAAAAAATATCGaactaatctttcaataatttaaTGTCATAAAGAGtggaaaaaaaattacaattatAACTTTTAATCTTGATTTTGGGGCCGCACTAGAGTTTGCAGAAAAAATCAaactaatctttcaataacttaaTGTCACAAGGAAGCGGAAAAAAACTAAAAAGTAAttacaaatttaatttttaattttaattttgggCCCGGGCTCAGCACGGGCCAAATGCCCACTAGTAAGTATATATATTTGGTAACTAACCATGTATATTAATCACCAAGTAAAATCATCACAAAGCCAAAAGCCTAGCACACACTGCTAAGTGCTAGCTATCTCAATGAAGTAGACAAGGGAGGAAATCCTCCTGTGAAAAAATATGCTGAAAAGATAGAAATTGAAAAAACATAGTTATGCGGCAACTGACTAATTACACCGGCAGAAGGTCTAACATTTTATTGAACTATATCTTTACAAAAGACAAATTGATTAGATCAAAATGCAACAGCAATAAATCAAGAATGAACCTTTAATTAATGAGCAGAGATAATTCCCCCTGAAAATTACGCTCTGTCACCACACTCACAATATCAATCAAACGGTCGGGTTTATGTAATGGATTTGTGtttttttatacattttttttttaattaatggaTTTTTGTGTGGACATTTTAGATGTGAGATACCtcgacttagagcccgtttggattggcttataagctgttttcagttttttaaaTAGGGAGCAATGGAGAAAGATAGTCATTGGATCAAAAGTTAATCCCATGGCTATCCTTCACTCAGAAAAATGATTGAGACATTCTGCACGACATTCCGTAATTCCAATAAAGAAAGCTACGAAAAATTATGCTCCGTCCATTCCAATATAAATgaatttttaatattatttttatcCAAAATCAATGAATTTTTTAAAGTTCAAAGatgtattaattttttttcttcaaaattagCCATATCTTTAATGACTATCTCTAGGTTTAAGAAAAGTTTGGAAAGAAGCGAAAGAGTAATACTACAAATTATCCTTTAATTAATATCCTTAATTAATCTAAAGGGATGTGCCACACCcccaaaaattcatttattttggaATGAAGAGtatatattttcatgaatatTTTGGTCTTTCACATCTAAATGTAAAGACCAAAATATTCATAAAAAGTTGTGATAAACctttttattcttttaaaaatatactacaacaacaacaacaacaacaacaacccagtgaaatcccacaacgtggggtctggggagggtagagtgtacgcagaccttactcctaccaaggtaggatggctgtttccgagagaccctcgactcaataaaaacataaaaagaggtcagatacggctaagagattcaaagcgatatggaaatgaagtaacgcaagcgacacagataacatagaataatcaaagcacaggaaataacagataatagcataatagcataaattagagcacaagaaattatactacgataatgcgactattaataaggcagggtaatgaggCGACTAAAAATATACTATCTCTTCAAAataccttagataggaggttgtggaggacgcGAATCAGGGTAGAAGGTTGGTAGGTAGTAGAGCATTGTCTCACGTATTCTTCCATACTAGTAGGAGTAGTattatttttgtagttttttgtccttcgatttctgttattatctgatgtctcttgtacttcgattatcgcaTTAGTTTGCTGCAGTTACTAGAGATGATTTGGGGAAAAGGCCACTTCTAAGTTTTGATTTGCAATGTGgccactcattttcttttttatttaattttcgttGGTAGGGTTTAGAAAAAGCAAAATGGGGTCAGTTTTACAATTTTAAAAAGATTGGGACTTTTAACTTCTATACTTTAGTCCATCTGATTTCTTTGAAAATATACAAAGACCCACTCTCTCTCCTCACTCCCTATCACTTTTCTAAGTTAAAAAACTCTCAAGCTTCCAAGCTACTCTTCCTCTCATCCGAGCTTTGATATTATTCCATTGTCTTCCCCaggtattttctttaattttgctTCTCTATCAGAGCATTTTGAGCTCCATACTGCCCAGAaaaatgttaatttttttttccgttCTTGAAAAAACCTTTTGTTCATAAAGTGTTCATAAGCTCTTCTTTTTTTCAAATCCTTTAAAATTTTGCCTCTTTTTTCATTGAAATGTGTGTTATTTATACTTATTTTGCTTGTTTCGATCTTTGATTTAGTGTTTTTACTCTGTAAATAATGGTCTATATTAATAGACTTTTGGTCGATTATTCTTATTACGTGGTTCAACAATGTTGCAACTCTGTCAGAGCATTTTTCATATTGCCTTGAAAGTTGTTAGCTTTTTCTGATTCATGGTGTTCATAAAATTCCGATTTTTATTCAAAATTTTGGAAGTTTAGCTGTTTGTTTcgatcttcttctttttttcttctttttccttatGTGTTATTTATACTTATTTTGCTTGTTTCGATCTTCCgtcttttgttttttatttttgcaaATGCATTATGGTCTATTAATAGACTTTTGGTCGATTATTCTTGTTCTTATATCGTGGTTGATCAATGCCACACTattgtttgta
The sequence above is a segment of the Lycium barbarum isolate Lr01 chromosome 6, ASM1917538v2, whole genome shotgun sequence genome. Coding sequences within it:
- the LOC132644601 gene encoding fatty acyl-CoA reductase 3-like; translation: MELCCINQFLEGKTIFISGATGYLAKTKERFNNEVIKTDLFRVLREKLGPHLHGFIEEKVFPVAGDIACDGDSLGINSELKDEMCREIDIIVNSAATTRFDERYDTAIRINTLGAVNVVKFSKQCTKLKMLLHVSTACVCSKREGLILEKPLNYGETLNGSSHLDIDVEKKLVEETLKDLQGRNATEKEVTLAMRILGIERARLHRWPNTYTFTKAMGETLLGHLKEDLQLIILRPTIILSTYKEPFPGWIEGSRTVDTFIVGYGKGKQNVAQVCISYVIPADMVVNSVIEAKITHRVPSSHTAIYHISSSRRNQLKLGDVVQFVVDYFKKNPWIDERGKPVKVKKFHLLDSMASLHKYIATRYMPILKILKLANLILFQYLQTVCTTVERSINHAIQLHKPYALFKGIFDGANAEMLRMATREINADDTFNFDPRTIQWENYLKEIHIPGLVKYIFQEGRICE
- the LOC132598707 gene encoding uncharacterized protein LOC132598707 yields the protein MLYQSSNPKESIPSPLKSLHPIFLHSQIQISSTKMEALFAQFSILSDQALYDKNFDPYTIEDDLMKLFEVEAYNAWAAMELHQEKEVEEAENYMKEAEHHINTAMEDAMEEFRRFEEEMNQMAKAEYDSLVGVAERARNMGKTMEKVATIAAKKYIEGAVNSAGASMKSAIKAISSHSNKVHPS